One Primulina huaijiensis isolate GDHJ02 chromosome 8, ASM1229523v2, whole genome shotgun sequence genomic region harbors:
- the LOC140982362 gene encoding uncharacterized protein, with product MQQNLLASQRFLQAQSAKNVKGKVRLNVRDAREQERTKRMAIYLRDGSASTVKDLGSKSCPVCGKGGLTPEQRGER from the exons ATGCAGCAAAATCTGCTGGCTTCTCAAAGATTTCT ACAGGCACAAAGTGCCAAAAATGTAAAGGGCAAGGTGCGATTGAATGTCCGGGATGCAAG GGAACAGGAAagaacaaaaagaatggcaaTATATTTGAGAGATGGAA GTGCTTCGACTGTCAAGGATTTGGGCTCTAAGAGTTGTCCCGTTTGCGGCAAAGGAGGATTGACACCTGAACAGCGAGGAGAAAGATGA
- the LOC140982633 gene encoding uncharacterized protein, translating into MRPSIFNYFDCTLWLSTQKQETKGTIMAADANKVQVVIFFLYASIFLLGMNGEVIGVKACPLYCLDVEYMTCNGTTVDPPRCNCCLAPKGCILHLSDGNSVHCG; encoded by the exons ATGAGGCCATCGATTTTCAACTATTTTGACTGCACG cTCTGGTTGTCTACTCAGAAACAAGAAACCAAGGGAACTATCATGGCTGCAGATGCTAACAAGGTTCAAGTTGTGATCTTTTTCTTGTATG CAAGCATTTTTCTGTTGGGAATGAATGGAGAAGTCATTGGAGTGAAGGCGTGCCCTCTGTACTGCTTAGATGTGGAATACATGACTTGCAATGGGACAACAGTGGATCCCCCAAGATGCAACTGCTGCCTAGCGCCTAAGGGCTGTATACTTCACCTCTCAGATGGGAACTCGGTGCATTGTGGGTGA